The following coding sequences lie in one Arabidopsis thaliana chromosome 3, partial sequence genomic window:
- the TSA1 gene encoding tryptophan synthase alpha chain (tryptophan synthase alpha chain (TSA1); FUNCTIONS IN: tryptophan synthase activity; INVOLVED IN: tryptophan biosynthetic process, defense response to bacterium, defense response by callose deposition in cell wall; LOCATED IN: chloroplast, chloroplast stroma; EXPRESSED IN: 23 plant structures; EXPRESSED DURING: 13 growth stages; CONTAINS InterPro DOMAIN/s: Tryptophan synthase, alpha chain, active site (InterPro:IPR018204), Aldolase-type TIM barrel (InterPro:IPR013785), Ribulose-phosphate binding barrel (InterPro:IPR011060), Tryptophan synthase, alpha chain (InterPro:IPR002028); BEST Arabidopsis thaliana protein match is: Aldolase-type TIM barrel family protein (TAIR:AT4G02610.1); Has 7625 Blast hits to 7625 proteins in 2261 species: Archae - 218; Bacteria - 4541; Metazoa - 6; Fungi - 175; Plants - 137; Viruses - 0; Other Eukaryotes - 2548 (source: NCBI BLink).), which yields MAIAFKSGVFFLQSPKSQIGFRHSSPPDSSLSFKRFTPMASLSTSSPTLGLADTFTQLKKQGKVAFIPYITAGDPDLSTTAEALKVLDACGSDIIELGVPYSDPLADGPVIQAAATRSLERGTNLDSILEMLDKVVPQISCPISLFTYYNPILKRGLGKFMSSIRAVGVQGLVVPDVPLEETEMLRKEALNNDIELVLLTTPTTPTERMKLIVDASEGFIYLVSSIGVTGARSSVSGKVQSLLKDIKEATDKPVAVGFGISKPEHVKQIAGWGADGVIVGSAMVKLLGDAKSPTEGLKELEKLTKSLKSALL from the exons ATGGCGATTGCTTTCAAATCCGgcgtcttcttcctccaatccccaaaatctcaaattggATTCCGCCATTCTTCTCCTCCTGATTCATCGCTTTCTTTCAAGAGATTCACTCCCATGGCTTCTCTCTCCACCTCTTCTCCTACTCTCGGTCTCGCTGATACTTTCACACAGCTCAAAAAACAAGGCAAA GTAGCATTCATACCATATATCACAGCTGGTGATCCGGATCTCTCTACTACTGCTGAAGCATTGAAAGTTCTTGATGCTTGTGGTTCTGACATAATCGAATTGGGTGTTCCTTACTCTGACCCTTTAGCTGATGGACCTGTTATTCAG GCTGCGGCAACAAGGTCGTTGGAGAGGGGAACAAACCTCGATAGCATCCTTGAGATGTTGGATAAG GTTGTTCCACAAATATCTTGTCCGATTTCGTTGTTCACGTATTACAACCCGATTCTTAAACGTGGGTTGGGGAAGTTCATGTCCAGCATCAGAGCTGTTGGTGTACAGGGACTTGTGGTTCCCGATGTTCCTCTTGAGGAAACTGAGATGCTGAGAAAAGAAGCCCTCAACAACGACATTGAGCTG GTCCTACTCACTACACCAACCACACCAACAGAGCGAATGAAGCTAATTGTTGATGCGTCAGAAGGATTTATTTACCTT GTGAGCTCAATTGGAGTGACTGGTGCACGATCATCTGTAAGCGGAAAGGTTCAGTCGCTCTTGAAGGATATCAAAGAG GCGACAGACAAGCCGGTGGCAGTCGGTTTTGGAATATCAAAGCCGGAGCATGTGAAACAG ATAGCTGGATGGGGAGCTGATGGAGTGATCGTAGGCAGTGCAATGGTAAAGCTATTGGGTGATGCAAAGTCGCCAACTGAAGGACTTAAGGAGCTTGAGAAACTAACCAAGTCTCTTAAATCTGCTCTTCTTTGA